The following are encoded together in the Paludisphaera mucosa genome:
- a CDS encoding aldo/keto reductase family protein — MSIDGVRVPRFLYGTAWKAERTQHLTELALRQGFRGIDTANQRRHYDEAEVGKAVAASVGNGLLGRDDLFLQTKYTFRNGQDHRLPYDPEAPVGVQVEQSFASSLEHLGVAAIDSYLLHGPTRGAGLTAADREAWRAMEALHDGGRARLLGVSNVTLEQLQGFCRQARVLPRFVQNRCYAERGWDRDVRAFCRENGIAYQGFSLLTANRGVMAHPELVRIADRRDRTVGQVVFRFALDVGMLPLTGTTDAAHMRDDLDVFDFQLEPKEVERIERLGG; from the coding sequence TTGTCGATCGATGGCGTCCGCGTGCCGCGCTTCCTGTACGGCACCGCCTGGAAGGCCGAGCGGACGCAGCACCTGACCGAACTCGCCCTCCGTCAGGGCTTCCGCGGGATCGATACGGCGAACCAGCGGCGCCATTACGACGAGGCCGAGGTCGGCAAGGCCGTCGCGGCGTCGGTCGGGAACGGGCTGCTGGGCCGCGACGACCTCTTCCTGCAGACCAAGTACACGTTTCGAAACGGCCAGGATCATCGCCTGCCTTATGACCCGGAGGCTCCCGTCGGGGTCCAGGTGGAACAGTCGTTCGCGAGCTCGCTCGAACACCTGGGCGTCGCGGCGATCGACTCCTATCTGCTCCACGGGCCGACCCGCGGTGCCGGGCTGACGGCGGCCGATCGGGAGGCCTGGCGGGCGATGGAGGCCCTCCACGACGGCGGCCGAGCCCGCCTGCTCGGCGTCAGCAACGTCACGCTAGAACAACTCCAGGGCTTCTGCCGCCAGGCCCGCGTGCTCCCCCGATTCGTCCAGAACCGATGCTACGCCGAGCGAGGCTGGGACCGCGACGTCCGCGCGTTTTGCCGCGAGAACGGGATCGCCTATCAGGGCTTCTCACTGCTGACCGCCAACCGCGGGGTTATGGCCCATCCCGAGCTGGTTAGGATCGCCGATCGGCGTGACCGCACCGTCGGCCAGGTCGTCTTCCGGTTCGCGCTCGACGTGGGCATGCTGCCCCTGACGGGGACGACCGACGCCGCCCACATGAGGGACGACCTCGACGTCTTCGACTTCCAGCTGGAACCCAAAGAGGTGGAGCGGATCGAGCGGCTGGGGGGGTGA
- a CDS encoding sensor protein KdpD — MPTIDAIRPAPDTFLNLIRRQERGRLKVYLGSSAGVGKTYAMLGEGRRLKKQGVDVAIGIVEAYGRAETVEQVGDLEVVPPRRIDYRGVTLREMDVDAILARRPAVCLVDELAHTNAPGSRRPKRYEDVQELLRAGVHVITTVNIQHLESLYDQVERITGAKVKERLPDSILGEADQVVNVDVSTEDLLERMRAGKIYPPERAERAMQNFFTPGNLTRLRELTLSETAHLIDRRARRAEADRAPATAAERVMVGLSSRSPDAPALLRKASRLADRLNAPWYAVYIETPAEELSRVDEAARAEIRTNLDLARQLGGVPMTFRGPEVVCTILAFVREYRIRVIVMGKSRQPWRRRVLAGSIADRLLRRSEGVDVMIVDV; from the coding sequence ATGCCTACGATCGACGCGATCCGGCCCGCTCCCGACACGTTCCTGAATCTCATCCGCCGCCAGGAGCGGGGCCGGCTGAAGGTCTACCTCGGCTCCAGCGCGGGCGTGGGCAAGACCTACGCGATGCTCGGCGAGGGCCGGAGGCTCAAGAAACAGGGCGTCGACGTCGCGATCGGCATCGTCGAGGCTTACGGCCGCGCGGAGACCGTCGAGCAGGTCGGCGACCTGGAGGTCGTCCCGCCTCGGCGGATCGACTACCGGGGCGTGACGCTCCGGGAGATGGACGTCGACGCGATCCTGGCCCGCCGCCCGGCCGTCTGCCTGGTCGACGAATTGGCCCACACCAACGCGCCGGGAAGCCGTCGCCCCAAGAGGTACGAGGACGTCCAGGAGCTGCTCCGCGCCGGCGTCCACGTGATCACCACGGTCAACATCCAGCACCTGGAGAGCCTCTACGACCAGGTCGAGCGGATCACCGGGGCGAAGGTCAAGGAGCGGCTGCCCGACTCGATCCTCGGCGAGGCCGACCAGGTCGTCAACGTGGACGTCTCCACGGAGGACCTCCTGGAGCGGATGAGGGCGGGCAAGATCTACCCGCCGGAGCGTGCCGAGCGGGCGATGCAGAACTTCTTCACGCCGGGGAACCTGACGCGGCTGCGCGAACTCACGCTGTCCGAGACGGCCCACCTGATCGACCGTCGGGCTCGTCGGGCCGAGGCCGACCGGGCGCCGGCGACGGCCGCCGAACGGGTGATGGTGGGCCTGTCGAGCCGCAGCCCCGATGCCCCCGCCCTGCTCCGCAAGGCATCCCGGCTGGCCGATCGGCTGAACGCCCCGTGGTACGCCGTCTACATCGAGACCCCGGCCGAGGAGCTGTCGCGCGTCGACGAGGCCGCCCGGGCGGAGATCCGCACGAACCTCGACCTGGCGCGGCAGCTCGGCGGCGTCCCGATGACGTTCAGGGGCCCGGAGGTCGTCTGCACGATCCTGGCCTTCGTCCGGGAATACCGCATCCGCGTGATCGTGATGGGCAAGAGCCGCCAGCCCTGGCGTCGCCGCGTGCTGGCCGGCTCGATCGCGGATCGCCTGCTGCGGCGGTCGGAGGGGGTCGACGTGATGATCGTCGACGTCTAG
- a CDS encoding amylo-alpha-1,6-glucosidase, which translates to MSDPEARRSPGAAPEGDPHHVLAAASLADDRTRVLKHGDTFAVFDHLGRMLPGGLGEQGVYHDGTRHLSHLSLELDDRPPFFLGSTVRDENDQLSVALTNPDRIRDGRIDLPLGTLHLAVQALLWRGVLHWRLRATNHGMRPVEASIRLRLRADFADIYEVRGMTRSARGRDSAPEASPGRLELGYLGLDGVRRRTVIRFSPAPAEADVDGGRFRLALGPREGASIDVAVACRRGDDAPEPQAFDEAEAEVVGSIRRYGSASCRIASPDGRVDAWFRRSEADLHMLTTDLPTGSYPYAGVPWFNAPFGRDGLVTALECLWLRPELARGVLRHLAATQATESIPSQDAEPGKILHEARDGEMAALGEMPFGRYYGSVDATPLFVVLAGSYCERTADRAFVGSIWPNVEAALAWIDAFGDRDGDGFVEYERRAADGLIHQGWKDSDDAVFHADGSPARGPIAVCEVQAYVYAALRAGAVLARALGREGRAAAFEGRADRLRERFEAAFWCEEMGTYALALDGDKRPCRVRSSNAGQCLFGGIASPERAARVERGLASADFFSGWGVRTLATSESRYNPMSYHNGAVWPHDNALIAFGAARYGRKDLASAILSGLFAAGTYLDLSRMPELFCGFGRVPGEGPVPYPVACAPQAWAAGSVYLLLQACLGLTVDAAERKIRFQRPRLPSVLPELRITNLHVAGGAADLRIARRGDAVSVDVLRRDGDFAVEILD; encoded by the coding sequence ATGAGCGATCCGGAGGCCCGGCGGTCGCCGGGCGCGGCGCCCGAGGGCGACCCGCATCACGTCCTGGCCGCGGCGAGCCTCGCCGACGACCGGACCCGCGTATTGAAGCACGGCGACACGTTCGCGGTGTTCGACCACCTGGGGCGGATGCTGCCCGGCGGCCTGGGCGAGCAGGGAGTCTATCACGACGGGACGAGGCACCTCTCCCACCTGTCCCTCGAGCTCGACGACCGGCCGCCGTTCTTCCTCGGGTCCACCGTCCGGGACGAGAACGACCAGCTGTCGGTCGCCCTCACGAACCCGGACCGGATCCGCGACGGGCGGATCGACCTGCCGCTCGGGACGCTGCACCTCGCCGTCCAGGCCCTCCTCTGGCGCGGCGTGCTCCACTGGCGTCTGCGGGCGACGAACCACGGGATGCGCCCCGTGGAGGCCTCGATCCGCCTCCGCCTGCGGGCCGACTTCGCGGACATCTACGAGGTCCGCGGGATGACGCGATCGGCCCGGGGCCGCGACTCGGCCCCGGAGGCGTCTCCGGGCCGGCTGGAGCTGGGCTACCTCGGCCTCGACGGGGTGCGGCGACGGACCGTGATCCGCTTCTCGCCGGCCCCGGCGGAGGCGGACGTCGACGGGGGCCGGTTCCGGCTCGCCCTCGGCCCCCGAGAGGGCGCGTCGATCGACGTGGCGGTCGCCTGCCGTCGGGGCGACGACGCCCCCGAGCCGCAGGCGTTCGACGAGGCGGAGGCCGAGGTCGTCGGTTCGATCCGCCGGTACGGATCCGCCTCCTGCCGGATCGCCTCGCCCGACGGCCGCGTGGACGCCTGGTTCCGGCGCTCCGAGGCCGACCTCCACATGCTGACCACCGACCTGCCGACCGGGTCGTACCCCTACGCGGGCGTCCCCTGGTTCAACGCCCCGTTCGGCCGCGACGGGCTCGTCACGGCCCTCGAATGCCTGTGGCTCCGGCCCGAGTTGGCCCGCGGGGTCCTCCGCCACCTGGCAGCCACTCAGGCGACCGAGTCGATCCCGTCGCAGGACGCCGAGCCCGGCAAGATCCTCCACGAGGCTCGCGACGGCGAGATGGCCGCGCTCGGCGAGATGCCCTTCGGCCGCTACTACGGGAGCGTCGACGCCACACCGCTCTTCGTGGTCCTGGCGGGCTCCTATTGCGAGCGGACCGCCGACCGGGCCTTCGTCGGCTCGATCTGGCCCAACGTCGAGGCCGCGCTCGCCTGGATCGACGCCTTCGGCGACCGCGACGGGGACGGCTTCGTCGAATACGAGCGCCGGGCCGCGGACGGCCTGATCCACCAGGGCTGGAAGGATTCGGACGACGCCGTCTTCCACGCCGACGGATCCCCGGCGCGGGGGCCGATCGCCGTGTGCGAGGTCCAGGCCTACGTCTACGCCGCCCTCCGCGCCGGCGCCGTCCTGGCGAGGGCCCTGGGCCGCGAGGGGCGGGCGGCCGCGTTCGAGGGCCGGGCCGATCGACTCCGCGAGCGGTTCGAGGCGGCCTTCTGGTGCGAAGAGATGGGGACGTACGCCCTGGCGCTCGACGGCGACAAGCGGCCCTGCCGCGTGCGGTCGTCCAACGCCGGCCAGTGCCTGTTCGGCGGTATCGCCTCGCCCGAGCGGGCGGCCCGGGTCGAGCGCGGGCTGGCCTCCGCCGACTTCTTCTCCGGCTGGGGGGTCCGGACTCTGGCGACGAGCGAGTCCCGCTACAACCCGATGTCCTATCACAACGGGGCGGTCTGGCCCCACGACAACGCCCTCATCGCCTTCGGCGCCGCGCGATACGGTCGCAAGGACCTGGCCTCCGCGATCCTGTCCGGGCTCTTCGCGGCCGGGACGTACCTGGACCTGAGCCGGATGCCGGAGCTGTTCTGCGGCTTCGGCCGCGTCCCGGGAGAGGGGCCGGTCCCCTATCCGGTCGCCTGCGCCCCGCAGGCCTGGGCGGCGGGGTCCGTCTATCTCCTTCTGCAGGCGTGCCTGGGCCTGACCGTCGACGCGGCGGAGCGGAAGATCCGTTTCCAGCGACCGCGCCTGCCCTCGGTCCTTCCCGAGCTGCGGATCACGAACCTTCACGTCGCCGGGGGTGCCGCGGACCTCCGCATCGCACGCCGGGGCGACGCCGTGAGCGTCGACGTCCTTCGTCGCGACGGAGACTTCGCGGTCGAGATCCTCGACTGA
- a CDS encoding glycosyltransferase family 4 protein: MRIAQIAPLYESIPPRLYGGTERVVHHLTEELVGMGHEVTLFASGDSETSARLVPGCPRALWRDPDVRETLPHHVRLVEMVEREAGRFDVVHFHLDYVHFPVVGRLPCPTLTTPHGRLRPADHRAFLDAFPDVPLASISEDQRRPLPQAAWRATVHHGLPPDVHTFRERPGAYLAFLGRISPEKGLDDAVDIAQRAGLPLRVAAKIYPEERPYYEREILPLLRRCPWVELVGEVGGAAKDAFLGEALALLFPIRWEEPFGLVMIEAMACGTPVVAYRRGSTPEVMRDGVTGFLVDDLEGAAAAVGKVGGLDRRACRRDFEERFTAARMARDYVDVYRGLIESWAGPSGLPGEVLLARKGGAR, from the coding sequence ATGCGCATCGCCCAGATCGCCCCGCTCTACGAGAGCATCCCCCCGCGGCTGTACGGGGGGACGGAACGGGTCGTCCACCACCTGACCGAGGAACTGGTCGGGATGGGCCACGAGGTCACGCTGTTCGCCAGCGGCGACTCCGAGACCTCCGCCCGGCTCGTCCCGGGCTGCCCGCGGGCCCTCTGGCGGGATCCGGACGTCCGCGAGACGCTGCCGCACCACGTCCGGCTCGTCGAGATGGTGGAGAGGGAGGCCGGCCGGTTCGACGTCGTCCACTTCCACCTCGACTACGTCCACTTCCCGGTCGTCGGGCGGCTCCCCTGCCCCACCCTGACGACCCCCCACGGCCGACTCCGACCGGCCGACCACCGGGCTTTCCTCGACGCCTTCCCCGACGTCCCGCTCGCCTCGATCTCGGAGGACCAGCGCCGGCCGCTGCCGCAGGCCGCCTGGCGCGCGACCGTCCATCACGGCCTGCCGCCCGACGTCCACACCTTCCGCGAGCGGCCGGGGGCGTACCTCGCCTTCCTGGGCCGGATCTCCCCGGAGAAGGGCCTGGACGACGCGGTCGACATCGCCCAGCGGGCCGGCCTTCCGCTGCGGGTGGCCGCCAAGATCTATCCGGAGGAGCGGCCGTACTACGAACGCGAGATCCTGCCGCTGCTCCGGCGCTGCCCCTGGGTCGAGCTGGTCGGCGAGGTCGGCGGGGCGGCGAAGGACGCCTTCCTCGGCGAGGCGCTCGCGCTGCTGTTCCCGATCCGCTGGGAGGAGCCGTTCGGGCTGGTGATGATCGAAGCGATGGCGTGCGGCACGCCGGTCGTCGCCTACCGCCGAGGCTCGACCCCCGAGGTGATGCGCGACGGAGTGACCGGCTTCCTCGTGGACGACCTCGAAGGCGCGGCGGCGGCCGTCGGCAAGGTCGGCGGCCTGGACCGGCGGGCCTGCCGACGCGACTTCGAAGAACGCTTCACCGCGGCCCGGATGGCCCGCGACTACGTCGACGTCTACCGCGGGCTGATCGAGTCGTGGGCCGGGCCGAGCGGCCTCCCCGGCGAAGTCCTGCTCGCGCGAAAGGGAGGAGCTCGATGA
- a CDS encoding zinc-dependent metalloprotease: protein MASFALAALVAFATAGESHAVAAATCHRAFSRAFPALQLPKPVLLAQTPGAVKAAETPPPAKPATIAEKTAPLAKVDGLFPLYWDEKSGKVMMEVSRPGREFLYQVTLATGVGSNPIGLDRGQLGDTKVVAFRKVGPKLLLEEPNYRFRALSDNADERRSVADSFARSVIAGFKIEAEEGGRILVDATSFFLRDAHGVADRLAAAKQGKYKADESRGGLDRAGLKSFPRNTEVEATLTFATDDEPGPLVASTTPAPRSVTVCQRHSLVELPETGPGYAPRKLDPRVGLFTVEFADFATPTGTPIETRWITRHRLAKKDPSLAVSEPVAPLVYYVDRGAPEPIRSALVEGASWWSQAFEAAGFKDSFRVEILPEGADPMDLRYNVIHWVHRSTRGWSYGSSVVDPRTGEILKATVSLDSQRARQDVLIGAGLIPPGSGCGMAMPPAPEHLAAADPASDLGAMALARIRQLSAHEVGHTLGFAHNFAASSYDRGSVMDYPAPRVKVVDGQLDLSDAYGRGIGPYDAFAARFAYAQFPPGADEAKELRRIVEDGVAAGMRFLSDGDSRPAGAAHPLASLWDDGPDPVASLRHEMRVRRIGLQAFGPGNLPEGAPLSDLESRLLPLYLHHRYQLQAAAKTLGGVDYSYAVRTAAGPSPPRVAEVVPAARQREALAAVLDAIDPKELLIPPAVLALIPPTAYGHDGGTAELFPKRTGPTFDPIAAATVAADVAASTLLQPERAARLVEFHARDASNPGFGEVLDTLVARSFAPRDPDPRAAAIQSAVRHLIAGRLMELASDEAATPQVRALATNALRYSISGRLSALVQDAEIQVDALAIQAEVARFLARPDATHRRTEPPATPPGDPIGSRSR from the coding sequence ATGGCCAGTTTCGCCCTCGCCGCCCTCGTCGCGTTCGCGACCGCGGGCGAGTCCCACGCCGTCGCCGCCGCGACCTGCCACCGAGCCTTCTCGCGAGCCTTTCCGGCCCTGCAACTCCCGAAGCCCGTCCTGCTCGCACAGACGCCCGGGGCCGTGAAGGCGGCCGAGACGCCGCCCCCCGCGAAGCCCGCGACGATCGCCGAGAAGACCGCCCCGCTCGCGAAGGTCGACGGCCTCTTCCCGCTCTACTGGGACGAGAAGTCCGGCAAGGTGATGATGGAGGTCTCGCGGCCCGGCCGCGAGTTCCTCTACCAGGTGACGCTGGCCACCGGCGTGGGCTCGAACCCGATCGGGCTCGATCGGGGCCAGCTCGGCGACACCAAGGTCGTCGCGTTCCGCAAGGTCGGCCCGAAGCTCCTCCTGGAGGAGCCCAACTACCGCTTCCGCGCCCTCAGCGACAACGCCGACGAGCGGCGGTCCGTCGCCGACTCGTTCGCCCGGTCGGTGATCGCGGGCTTCAAGATCGAGGCCGAGGAGGGCGGGCGCATCCTGGTCGACGCCACCTCGTTCTTCCTCCGCGACGCCCACGGGGTGGCCGATCGGCTGGCCGCGGCCAAGCAGGGGAAATACAAGGCGGACGAGTCGCGGGGCGGCCTCGACCGGGCCGGCCTGAAGTCGTTCCCGAGGAACACCGAGGTCGAGGCCACGCTCACCTTCGCCACCGACGACGAGCCCGGGCCGCTGGTCGCCTCGACCACGCCCGCCCCCCGATCGGTGACCGTCTGCCAGCGGCACTCGCTGGTCGAACTCCCCGAGACGGGCCCGGGTTACGCGCCGCGCAAGCTCGACCCCCGCGTGGGCCTGTTCACCGTCGAGTTCGCCGACTTCGCCACGCCGACGGGGACGCCGATCGAGACCCGCTGGATCACCCGGCACCGCCTGGCCAAGAAGGACCCGAGCCTGGCCGTCTCCGAGCCGGTCGCGCCCCTGGTCTATTACGTCGACCGGGGCGCTCCCGAGCCGATCCGCTCGGCCCTGGTCGAGGGGGCGTCGTGGTGGTCGCAGGCGTTCGAGGCGGCCGGGTTCAAGGACTCCTTCCGCGTCGAGATCCTGCCCGAGGGCGCCGACCCGATGGACCTCCGCTACAACGTGATCCACTGGGTCCACCGATCGACCCGGGGCTGGTCGTACGGCTCGTCCGTGGTCGACCCGAGGACCGGCGAGATCCTCAAGGCGACGGTCTCGCTCGACTCGCAGCGCGCCCGGCAGGACGTCCTGATCGGCGCCGGCCTGATCCCCCCGGGCTCCGGGTGCGGGATGGCCATGCCGCCCGCGCCAGAGCACCTCGCCGCGGCCGACCCGGCGAGCGACCTGGGGGCGATGGCCCTGGCGCGGATCCGTCAGCTCTCCGCGCACGAGGTCGGCCATACCCTGGGCTTCGCCCACAATTTCGCCGCCAGCTCCTACGACCGCGGCTCGGTGATGGACTACCCGGCCCCGAGGGTCAAGGTCGTCGACGGCCAGCTCGACCTCTCCGACGCCTACGGCCGAGGGATCGGCCCCTACGACGCCTTCGCCGCCCGGTTCGCCTACGCCCAGTTCCCGCCGGGCGCCGACGAGGCGAAGGAGCTGCGCCGGATCGTCGAGGACGGGGTCGCCGCCGGGATGCGATTCCTCTCCGACGGCGACTCCCGGCCCGCCGGGGCCGCCCACCCGCTGGCGAGCCTCTGGGACGACGGCCCCGACCCCGTCGCCTCGCTCCGCCACGAGATGCGCGTCCGGCGGATCGGCCTGCAGGCATTCGGCCCGGGGAACCTGCCCGAGGGGGCCCCGCTCTCCGACCTGGAATCGAGGCTGCTGCCCCTCTACCTGCACCACCGCTACCAGCTCCAGGCCGCGGCCAAGACGCTCGGCGGGGTCGACTACAGCTACGCCGTGCGGACGGCCGCCGGCCCGAGCCCGCCCAGGGTCGCCGAGGTCGTCCCCGCCGCCCGCCAGCGCGAGGCGCTGGCCGCGGTGCTCGACGCCATCGACCCGAAAGAGCTGCTGATCCCGCCCGCGGTCCTGGCGCTGATCCCCCCGACCGCCTACGGTCACGACGGGGGCACCGCCGAGCTGTTCCCGAAGCGGACCGGCCCGACGTTCGACCCGATCGCCGCGGCGACCGTCGCCGCCGATGTCGCGGCCTCCACCCTGCTGCAGCCCGAGCGGGCCGCCCGGCTCGTGGAGTTCCACGCCCGCGACGCTTCCAACCCGGGCTTCGGCGAGGTCCTCGACACGCTCGTCGCCCGGTCCTTCGCCCCCCGCGACCCCGACCCTCGGGCGGCCGCGATCCAGTCCGCCGTCCGCCACCTGATCGCCGGGCGTTTGATGGAACTCGCGTCCGACGAGGCCGCCACGCCCCAGGTCCGGGCCCTGGCGACCAACGCCCTGCGCTACTCGATATCGGGACGACTCTCGGCCCTGGTCCAGGACGCCGAGATCCAGGTCGACGCGCTGGCGATCCAGGCCGAGGTCGCCCGGTTTCTCGCCCGCCCCGACGCCACTCATCGCCGGACCGAGCCCCCCGCGACGCCTCCCGGGGACCCGATCGGCTCGCGATCCCGGTGA
- a CDS encoding ABC transporter permease, with the protein MATRRWSGLGPVFAYEWLAASRRWQGYALRSALVLLLLLGLSAVWLGSREVAGEPSVQRMAEVGRGFYAVTTLILLGLVGLAAPAATAGSICLDKARGNLALLFATDLTDAEIVLGKLAARLAPVLGLIACAAPVLGLATLLGGVDPALPIGATLVCLACAVFGCTLALTLSVWGRKTHEVLLATYAFGIFWLLSAPIWMGLNSALPWQIRPDWLPGQLALFPYNPVFLVLGPLSGPTAMVSIGLGTQARFCALGLSTSALLAAVATWRARAVVIHQASRAEAARRAERPPRARRGLLARFLPSPSLDRDPVLWREWHRRRPSRWSVVVWGLYAAFASGFSLWAIVDALGGSGTAGRELGGPIGGAQAAAGLLLLSVSAATSLAEERQRGSLDVLLATPLSTRSIVMGKWWGAFRGVPPLIIGPVLLAAALSTPAGSVLGPFLIVGLMLAYGAAITSLGLALATWLPRMDRAVGLTAGLYVVASIGAVPSAFIFFGDGPDEAGSGLASASPLWGVGFTIAVLADQVGPGREPGRQAAWLAFWIVVYGLIASGLLLATLKTFNRCLGRMDDR; encoded by the coding sequence ATGGCGACGCGCAGGTGGTCGGGGCTGGGCCCGGTCTTCGCCTATGAGTGGTTGGCGGCCTCGCGACGCTGGCAGGGCTATGCGCTGCGGTCCGCGTTGGTCCTTCTGCTTTTGCTCGGGCTGTCGGCCGTCTGGCTGGGCAGCCGCGAGGTGGCGGGAGAGCCGTCGGTCCAGCGGATGGCCGAGGTCGGCCGGGGCTTCTACGCCGTGACGACGCTGATCCTGCTCGGGCTGGTCGGCCTGGCGGCGCCCGCGGCGACGGCCGGGTCGATCTGCCTGGACAAGGCCCGGGGCAACCTGGCCCTGCTGTTCGCGACCGACCTGACCGACGCCGAGATCGTGCTGGGCAAGCTGGCGGCGCGGCTGGCGCCGGTGCTCGGCCTGATCGCCTGCGCCGCCCCGGTGCTGGGGCTGGCGACGCTCCTCGGCGGCGTCGACCCGGCCTTGCCGATCGGCGCGACCCTGGTCTGCCTCGCCTGCGCCGTCTTCGGCTGCACCCTGGCCCTGACGCTGTCGGTTTGGGGCCGGAAGACGCACGAGGTGCTGCTGGCCACCTACGCCTTCGGGATTTTCTGGCTGCTGTCGGCGCCGATCTGGATGGGCCTGAACTCGGCGCTCCCCTGGCAAATCCGGCCGGACTGGCTGCCGGGGCAACTGGCCCTGTTCCCCTACAACCCCGTCTTCCTCGTGCTCGGCCCGCTGAGCGGCCCGACGGCGATGGTCTCGATCGGGCTGGGGACGCAGGCCCGGTTCTGCGCGCTGGGGCTCTCGACCTCGGCGCTGCTGGCCGCCGTGGCGACCTGGCGGGCCCGGGCGGTGGTCATCCATCAGGCCAGCCGGGCGGAGGCGGCGCGCCGGGCGGAACGCCCGCCCCGGGCCCGCCGAGGGTTACTCGCCCGCTTCCTGCCGTCGCCGTCGCTCGACCGCGACCCGGTGCTCTGGCGCGAGTGGCATCGGCGACGGCCGTCGCGCTGGTCGGTCGTGGTCTGGGGCCTGTACGCCGCTTTCGCGAGCGGCTTCAGCCTCTGGGCGATCGTCGACGCGCTCGGCGGCTCCGGGACGGCCGGCCGCGAGTTGGGCGGGCCGATCGGCGGCGCGCAGGCGGCCGCCGGGCTGCTGCTGCTGAGCGTCTCGGCCGCCACGAGCCTGGCCGAGGAGCGCCAGCGCGGCAGCCTCGACGTGCTCCTGGCCACGCCGCTGTCGACCCGGTCGATCGTCATGGGCAAGTGGTGGGGCGCCTTCCGCGGCGTCCCGCCGCTGATAATAGGCCCGGTACTCCTCGCCGCGGCCCTGTCGACGCCCGCCGGGTCCGTCCTCGGCCCGTTCCTGATCGTCGGCCTCATGTTGGCCTACGGCGCCGCGATCACGAGCCTCGGCCTGGCCCTGGCCACCTGGCTGCCCCGGATGGACCGGGCCGTCGGCCTGACCGCGGGCCTCTACGTCGTCGCGTCGATCGGGGCCGTCCCTTCCGCGTTCATCTTCTTCGGCGACGGCCCCGACGAGGCCGGTTCCGGCCTCGCCTCGGCCAGCCCGCTCTGGGGCGTCGGCTTCACCATCGCCGTGCTCGCCGACCAGGTCGGGCCGGGACGCGAGCCCGGGCGGCAGGCCGCCTGGCTCGCATTCTGGATCGTCGTTTACGGCCTGATCGCGTCCGGCCTCCTGCTGGCCACCCTGAAGACGTTCAACCGCTGCCTCGGACGCATGGACGATCGATAG